The Pedobacter mucosus genome window below encodes:
- a CDS encoding SusC/RagA family TonB-linked outer membrane protein: MKRIFTRISVLVGICLLAINVAFAQNITIKGRVTDGGDKSTIPSVSVLVKGTQNGTQTDVTGAYSISAPANATLVITYLGYVTQELPINNRTTINVVLQSSSQQLDQVVVVGYGTQRKIDVTGSVATVKGEDISKQASVNPVSALQGKVAGVSITNNGAPGSSPQITIRGTGTVYGNTGVLYVVDGVWYDEISFLNPADIETLSILKDASSQSIYGIRAANGVVLVTTKRGKKGEPSINYNGSIGFKAVTNQVEMANANEYATIINELSASNGASPLFANPSSFGVGTNWYDQSFRNALQTNHQLSVNGGTEKTTYNFSLGYTNEDGIVKTQNYKRYTAKLSNDFQVLKPLKIGYTVSGTSITSNDIDGAIFRQLYTAGPVVPVYYADGTYGDANDFSLGGGNNFNPQVTLDYFNQQSKNYRFNGNVYAELTIAKNFTFRTSAGGDFGQAEVRGYTPLYAATQGQRTTQSSLRVNRTETRNWILENTLTYKNTFGDHNITVLAGTTAQRRKSYFINSTAFDVPNSSDGDLYLALGTAASRTVVDGGSLSTSASYFGRVNYSFKDKYLLNATLRGDAASQFYGGGDLWGYFPAVGAGWVVSNEDFMKDQKVVNYLKLKGSWGKVGNAGVPINPTTLTVAQGGDLVAFFNGVGYTGANVNSLVPSFLNWERTTGTDIGLEARFLDNRLSIETGVYNKKTEQAIFEIPVLSSIGTASGSLIGNQADFQNRGFEFLATYTDKSKNGFGYSISGNIGINNNKVLSVVTGQNPIYAGGAGIANGALATRTIQGGSIGQFFGYDVAGIFQTAAEVTGSAQPSAKPGDFKYVDQNGDGIIDGKDRIVLGNPNPKFSYGLNTSFNYKNFDLSLDLQGVAGVDVYNANIAYRFGNENFSKDFYDNRWHGAGTSNTYPSAAVGSTVNAAPNSFYVEDGSYIRLRNVQLGYALPSMLMSKWKMQRVRVFVDAQNAVNLFGYKGFTPEIGGTPTNAGIDASVYPLSATYRLGLQVTF; encoded by the coding sequence ATGAAAAGAATTTTTACAAGAATTTCTGTTCTGGTCGGAATTTGTTTACTCGCAATTAACGTAGCATTTGCGCAAAACATTACCATAAAAGGTAGGGTAACAGATGGAGGCGATAAGTCGACCATTCCCAGCGTAAGCGTGTTAGTAAAGGGAACACAAAATGGCACACAAACAGATGTAACAGGAGCGTACAGTATTAGTGCTCCAGCAAACGCCACATTAGTAATAACATATCTAGGATATGTTACTCAAGAATTACCTATTAATAATCGAACAACAATTAATGTAGTCCTGCAATCATCAAGTCAGCAACTAGATCAAGTTGTTGTTGTAGGTTATGGTACACAAAGAAAAATTGATGTTACCGGGTCTGTAGCGACCGTTAAAGGAGAAGATATTTCTAAGCAGGCATCTGTAAATCCAGTTAGTGCCTTACAAGGTAAAGTTGCTGGTGTATCTATTACAAACAACGGTGCACCAGGATCATCTCCTCAAATTACCATCCGTGGTACAGGAACTGTATATGGCAATACGGGCGTTCTATATGTAGTAGATGGTGTTTGGTATGATGAAATTAGTTTCCTAAATCCAGCCGACATTGAAACTTTGAGTATTTTAAAAGATGCATCTTCACAATCTATTTATGGTATTCGTGCTGCGAATGGTGTTGTTTTAGTTACTACTAAAAGAGGTAAAAAAGGTGAACCTTCTATAAATTATAATGGTTCTATCGGCTTTAAAGCCGTTACCAATCAGGTAGAGATGGCTAATGCAAATGAATATGCAACAATTATCAATGAGCTTTCCGCATCTAATGGCGCTAGTCCCTTATTTGCGAACCCTTCATCTTTTGGTGTTGGAACTAATTGGTACGATCAGTCATTCAGAAATGCATTACAAACCAACCATCAGTTATCAGTAAATGGCGGAACTGAAAAAACCACTTATAATTTCTCGCTAGGCTATACGAATGAGGATGGTATCGTAAAGACACAAAATTATAAACGTTATACGGCAAAGTTATCTAATGATTTTCAGGTATTAAAACCACTTAAGATTGGTTATACAGTTTCTGGAACTTCAATTACATCGAATGATATAGACGGTGCAATTTTCCGTCAATTATATACAGCTGGACCGGTAGTACCTGTTTATTACGCAGATGGAACCTATGGTGATGCTAACGATTTCAGTTTAGGAGGCGGTAATAACTTTAACCCTCAAGTTACTTTAGATTATTTCAATCAACAATCTAAAAACTATCGTTTTAATGGAAATGTTTATGCAGAATTAACTATTGCAAAAAACTTTACTTTCAGGACAAGCGCTGGTGGAGATTTTGGACAAGCTGAAGTTAGAGGATATACACCTTTATACGCTGCAACCCAAGGGCAGCGAACTACACAAAGCTCTTTAAGGGTTAACAGAACAGAAACTAGAAATTGGATTCTTGAAAACACTTTAACCTATAAAAACACGTTTGGCGATCATAACATAACGGTTTTAGCAGGTACAACAGCTCAAAGACGAAAATCTTATTTTATAAATTCCACAGCATTTGATGTTCCCAATTCAAGCGATGGAGATTTATACCTTGCATTAGGTACTGCAGCTAGCCGTACCGTTGTTGATGGCGGCAGTTTATCAACTTCGGCTTCTTATTTTGGTCGTGTAAACTATTCCTTCAAAGATAAATACTTATTAAATGCAACCCTTCGTGGTGATGCTGCTTCTCAATTTTACGGAGGTGGTGATCTTTGGGGTTATTTTCCTGCAGTTGGTGCAGGTTGGGTAGTTAGCAACGAAGATTTTATGAAAGATCAAAAAGTGGTTAATTATTTAAAACTAAAAGGATCTTGGGGTAAGGTAGGTAATGCCGGTGTTCCAATTAATCCAACTACATTAACAGTAGCTCAAGGAGGCGATTTAGTTGCATTCTTTAATGGTGTAGGTTATACAGGTGCAAACGTTAACTCATTGGTTCCTTCTTTTTTAAATTGGGAGCGTACAACAGGTACTGATATTGGTTTAGAAGCAAGGTTTTTAGATAATCGTTTAAGTATCGAAACAGGAGTTTATAATAAGAAAACTGAACAAGCAATTTTCGAAATTCCTGTTTTAAGTTCTATCGGTACTGCTTCTGGATCGCTAATTGGCAACCAGGCAGACTTTCAAAACCGTGGTTTTGAGTTCTTAGCAACTTATACAGATAAATCTAAAAATGGTTTCGGTTATTCAATCAGTGGTAATATTGGTATCAATAACAACAAAGTATTATCAGTTGTAACTGGTCAAAACCCAATCTATGCAGGTGGTGCAGGTATTGCTAATGGAGCTTTAGCTACGAGAACCATTCAAGGCGGTTCAATTGGACAGTTTTTTGGTTACGATGTAGCTGGAATATTTCAAACTGCTGCTGAAGTGACCGGTTCTGCACAACCTAGTGCTAAGCCTGGTGATTTTAAATATGTAGATCAGAATGGAGACGGGATTATTGATGGAAAAGATCGTATTGTTTTGGGAAATCCAAATCCAAAATTCAGTTATGGCTTAAATACATCTTTTAACTATAAAAATTTCGACTTATCACTGGATCTTCAAGGTGTAGCTGGCGTTGATGTATATAACGCAAACATCGCTTACAGATTCGGTAATGAAAACTTCAGTAAAGATTTTTATGATAATAGATGGCATGGCGCAGGTACATCAAATACTTATCCTTCTGCAGCAGTTGGTTCAACGGTAAATGCCGCTCCAAACTCATTTTACGTTGAAGATGGTTCGTATATCCGTTTAAGAAACGTTCAATTAGGTTATGCTTTACCTTCTATGTTAATGAGCAAATGGAAAATGCAAAGAGTACGGGTATTCGTAGATGCTCAAAATGCAGTTAACTTATTTGGCTACAAAGGTTTTACTCCTGAAATTGGTGGCACACCTACTAATGCTGGCATCGACGCTTCTGTTTATCCATTATCAGCCACTTATAGATTAGGTCTTCAAGTTACATTCTAA
- a CDS encoding RagB/SusD family nutrient uptake outer membrane protein, with the protein MKLNYKNNYIQKIGLIALCSSLLVLPACKKSFLDVDPQAQQPAVTFWKTQEDATKAVNSIYGILRSNDNTGFSAIAIESVGGDDAEKGSDPNDASYYNSYDDFTVSSTEGQIQGFWNGQYKNINLCNQVLDNIPAINMDASLKARYLAEAKFVRALSYFRLVRAYGDVPLRLNVPKDASEFNIPRTPKAQVWAAVEKDLDDAAAVLPQRYAAADLGRATKGAALALHAKVAMYQQKWADVLSLTNTVMTMGYSLFPNYEQSFRLNNENNVESIFEIQCEIIPSIEGSATSQYSQIQGVRGTVAGYGLNVPTAALAAAYETGDVRRDATIIFRGETTPQGDPIPVTVPNPMYSQKPYVPFNLINTSFNQGAQQNVRLIRFADVLLMNAEAANEQGNTTLAKTSLNLVRARARGGVAGVLPDVTTSDKDALRQAIWKERFVELAMEYDRYFDVIRQGRGTAVFGPKGWKAGKNEVWPIPSNEIDKSAGTLTQNPGY; encoded by the coding sequence ATGAAATTAAATTATAAAAATAATTATATACAAAAAATAGGTCTTATAGCTTTATGCAGCAGTTTATTAGTATTGCCCGCCTGTAAAAAAAGCTTTTTAGATGTAGATCCTCAAGCACAACAACCTGCTGTTACTTTTTGGAAAACTCAAGAAGATGCAACGAAGGCCGTAAATTCTATCTACGGTATTTTGCGCAGTAATGATAACACTGGTTTCTCTGCAATTGCAATTGAAAGTGTTGGTGGTGACGATGCAGAAAAAGGTAGTGATCCTAATGATGCAAGTTACTACAATAGCTATGATGATTTTACCGTTTCTTCAACTGAAGGACAAATACAAGGTTTCTGGAATGGTCAATATAAAAACATCAATCTATGTAATCAGGTTTTGGATAACATCCCTGCTATTAATATGGATGCAAGTTTGAAAGCAAGGTATCTTGCTGAAGCCAAATTTGTTCGTGCTTTATCTTATTTCAGATTAGTTCGTGCTTATGGCGATGTTCCATTACGTCTAAATGTACCTAAAGATGCTTCAGAATTTAATATACCTCGTACACCTAAGGCTCAAGTTTGGGCTGCTGTTGAGAAAGATTTAGATGATGCTGCTGCTGTTTTACCACAAAGATATGCTGCCGCAGATTTAGGCAGGGCAACAAAAGGTGCCGCATTAGCTTTGCATGCTAAAGTAGCTATGTATCAACAAAAATGGGCAGATGTTTTGTCTTTAACGAATACTGTGATGACGATGGGCTATAGCTTGTTTCCAAATTACGAACAGAGTTTCCGTTTAAATAATGAGAACAATGTTGAATCAATATTCGAAATTCAATGTGAAATTATCCCTAGTATAGAAGGTTCTGCAACTTCTCAATATAGTCAAATTCAAGGCGTTAGAGGAACAGTAGCTGGTTATGGTTTAAATGTTCCAACAGCGGCTCTTGCTGCAGCTTATGAAACAGGTGATGTGAGAAGAGATGCTACAATTATTTTTAGAGGAGAAACTACGCCACAGGGTGATCCAATTCCTGTTACAGTACCTAATCCAATGTATAGTCAAAAACCTTATGTTCCTTTTAATTTAATTAATACAAGTTTTAATCAAGGCGCTCAGCAAAATGTTAGGCTTATTCGCTTTGCTGATGTCTTGTTAATGAATGCAGAAGCAGCTAATGAGCAAGGGAATACCACTTTAGCTAAAACCTCACTTAACCTTGTACGTGCTCGTGCTAGAGGTGGTGTTGCGGGTGTTTTGCCTGATGTAACAACTTCTGATAAAGATGCATTACGCCAAGCTATTTGGAAAGAAAGATTTGTAGAATTGGCAATGGAATATGATCGTTATTTTGACGTGATACGTCAGGGTCGTGGAACAGCCGTATTTGGACCTAAAGGCTGGAAAGCTGGTAAAAATGAAGTTTGGCCAATACCATCAAACGAAATTGATAAAAGTGCAGGTACACTAACACAAAATCCAGGTTACTAA
- a CDS encoding LamG domain-containing protein, whose product MKTKYLLLVVAITLVLSSCQKEFDPSSYAPELNIGGFTNSKQIAASNLVAHWAFDGSLIDSISNTAGINTGTSFATGIKGKSLQGGLDSYFLSAPSARITSLKSFTLTEWVNSGPPTTGIIGLFSLSNKSEFWGNLEVFVENGSTNDNATLKIVFTNNGKGDKTYTVGNVVNFFGKWNAFSVSYDETTSMVKVYVNGSRVSAGKLDGITGPLNFVNSGNLVFGTTQFMTTPSQTTSHSKEPWANFLTGQLDEVKIFNKALSDDEIGYLVKLEGRGK is encoded by the coding sequence ATGAAGACAAAATATTTATTATTAGTGGTAGCGATAACTTTGGTGTTATCATCCTGCCAAAAAGAATTTGACCCATCAAGTTATGCACCAGAACTCAACATTGGTGGATTTACGAATTCCAAACAGATTGCAGCTTCAAATTTGGTTGCGCACTGGGCTTTCGACGGAAGTTTGATAGACAGCATATCAAATACAGCAGGTATCAATACCGGAACAAGCTTTGCTACAGGTATTAAAGGGAAATCTCTCCAAGGCGGACTTGACAGTTATTTTTTAAGTGCTCCATCTGCTAGAATTACTAGCTTAAAAAGTTTTACTCTAACAGAATGGGTTAATAGCGGACCGCCAACAACAGGTATTATTGGTCTCTTTAGCCTTTCTAATAAATCAGAATTTTGGGGAAATTTAGAAGTATTTGTAGAAAATGGAAGTACAAATGATAATGCTACATTGAAAATTGTATTTACAAATAATGGTAAAGGAGATAAAACATATACAGTAGGAAATGTGGTTAACTTCTTTGGTAAGTGGAACGCCTTTTCTGTTTCTTATGATGAAACTACATCGATGGTAAAAGTTTATGTAAATGGCTCAAGAGTGAGTGCCGGTAAGTTAGACGGAATAACTGGTCCTTTAAATTTTGTAAACTCAGGAAATTTAGTGTTCGGTACAACTCAATTTATGACCACACCTAGCCAAACGACAAGTCATTCGAAAGAACCTTGGGCTAACTTTTTAACTGGTCAGTTAGACGAGGTTAAGATATTTAATAAAGCATTATCTGATGATGAAATTGGATATTTAGTAAAATTAGAAGGGCGAGGAAAATAA
- a CDS encoding glucoamylase family protein produces the protein MIKISSLLVILSLFLFSCKKSDTPSPTNTPVPTSNSYSFSDLKVNGTYTGFTYYGLNNAPIIKITFSTPINLASANGNITLIDAAGNPTAFTPTLENNDNTVVITPLALQPITKYILTVNTGLLSKTGNKLQSSIAVNLITAVDDTDKFPRISDDALLTLVQKQTFKYFFDFAHPTSGLARERNTSGNTVTSGGSGFGIMALVTGISRNFISRAEGLARMQKIVSFLKTAERFHGAYPHWLDGNTGKVIPFSVKDNGGDLVETSFLMAGLITARQYFTANDASETALRSDINTIYNGVEWSWYRKDNSNTLYWHWSPNYAWDMNLPIKGWNECLVTYVMAAASPTYSIPKTVYDNGFAQNGAMKNGNTYYGVQLPLGTTNGGPLFFEHYSFMGINPTGLTDAYANYEAQTKAHALINYNYCKANPLGYYGYGENVWGLTASDIQNGYTASAPGNDVGVIAPTAALASFPYTPTESMQALKYFYYKLGNKTWGDYGFYDAFSLQDQWFATSTLAIDQGPIVVMIENYRTKLIWNLFMSAPEVKAGMKNLGFSGPNL, from the coding sequence ATGATAAAAATATCTTCACTTTTAGTTATCCTTTCACTTTTTCTTTTTTCTTGCAAAAAAAGTGATACGCCCTCTCCTACTAATACTCCCGTTCCAACATCCAACTCTTATTCATTCTCCGATTTAAAAGTAAATGGAACTTATACAGGCTTTACTTATTACGGCCTGAACAACGCCCCTATCATAAAAATCACTTTTTCTACTCCAATTAATTTAGCTTCCGCAAACGGAAACATTACACTAATAGATGCTGCTGGCAATCCAACCGCATTTACCCCAACCCTAGAAAACAACGATAATACAGTTGTGATAACGCCATTGGCTTTGCAACCTATTACAAAATATATTTTAACTGTAAACACGGGTCTATTATCCAAAACTGGCAATAAACTGCAAAGCAGCATTGCTGTAAATTTAATTACTGCTGTTGATGATACCGATAAATTTCCACGCATTAGCGATGATGCATTGTTAACCCTTGTTCAAAAGCAGACTTTTAAATATTTCTTTGATTTTGCTCATCCAACAAGCGGATTGGCTAGAGAACGAAACACTTCTGGAAATACAGTTACTTCGGGAGGCTCAGGTTTTGGCATTATGGCTTTGGTAACTGGTATTAGTCGCAACTTTATAAGCAGAGCTGAAGGCTTGGCTAGAATGCAAAAAATAGTTTCTTTTTTAAAAACAGCAGAGAGATTTCATGGCGCTTATCCACATTGGTTAGATGGAAATACTGGAAAAGTAATTCCTTTCAGTGTAAAAGATAATGGTGGAGATTTAGTCGAAACATCTTTTTTAATGGCTGGATTGATTACCGCTCGACAATATTTCACTGCTAATGATGCATCAGAAACTGCTTTAAGATCCGATATCAATACCATTTACAACGGCGTAGAATGGAGTTGGTATAGGAAAGACAACAGCAATACACTTTATTGGCATTGGAGTCCGAACTATGCTTGGGATATGAATTTGCCTATTAAAGGTTGGAATGAGTGTTTAGTAACTTATGTTATGGCCGCTGCATCACCAACTTACTCGATTCCGAAAACGGTTTACGATAATGGTTTCGCACAGAATGGTGCAATGAAAAATGGAAATACTTATTATGGCGTTCAACTTCCTTTAGGCACAACCAACGGCGGACCTTTATTTTTCGAACATTATTCTTTTATGGGGATAAATCCTACAGGTTTAACTGATGCTTATGCCAATTACGAAGCGCAAACCAAAGCACATGCTTTAATAAATTATAATTACTGCAAAGCAAATCCATTGGGATATTATGGATATGGCGAAAATGTTTGGGGTTTAACTGCAAGTGATATTCAAAATGGATATACCGCAAGTGCTCCAGGAAACGATGTTGGTGTTATTGCACCAACCGCTGCATTGGCATCTTTCCCATATACGCCTACTGAATCAATGCAAGCGTTAAAATATTTCTACTATAAATTAGGTAATAAAACTTGGGGGGATTACGGTTTCTATGATGCTTTTTCACTTCAGGATCAATGGTTTGCAACATCGACATTGGCGATAGATCAAGGTCCGATTGTGGTAATGATTGAGAATTATAGAACTAAATTAATTTGGAACTTATTTATGAGCGCTCCAGAAGTTAAGGCAGGAATGAAAAACCTTGGCTTTAGTGGTCCCAACCTATAA
- a CDS encoding glucoamylase family protein, with the protein MRITFRYCFHFIIIFALSTNVWAQPSSKISESDFTIKKNLSDDELLNVVQKQTFQYFWDGAEPTSGAARERYHVDNIYPDNDKNTVATGATGFGLMSILAGIDRGFVTKKEGFDRLNKILNFLAKADRFHGAWSHWIYGETGKVHPFGQKDNGGDLVESSFVAQALICINAYYKNGSTAEKQLAKKADELWKGIDFNWYRNDQNVLYWHWSPQYGWQMNFPVKGYNECLIMYVLAASSPTHTVPAAVYHEGWARNGEIKTNFEVYGHPFTLDYQGQKNAVGPLFWAHYSYLGLNPKGLKDKYANYWENNVNHTLAIHDYCVANPKGFKGYGENSWGLTASYSVKGYAAQNPQEDFGVISPTAAISSIPYTPKESLKVIRHLYEDLGDKVWGQYGFYDAFSETDNWYPKRYLGIDQGPMVVMIENYRSGLLWKLFMSNPDVKKGLTKLGFESPEIKN; encoded by the coding sequence ATGAGAATTACATTCAGATACTGTTTTCATTTTATCATAATCTTTGCCTTATCTACCAACGTATGGGCGCAACCAAGTAGCAAAATATCAGAGTCAGATTTCACAATTAAGAAAAATCTTTCTGACGATGAACTTTTAAATGTGGTTCAAAAACAAACTTTCCAATATTTTTGGGATGGCGCAGAACCTACTTCTGGAGCCGCAAGAGAACGATATCATGTAGATAATATCTATCCTGATAACGACAAAAATACCGTAGCTACTGGCGCAACTGGTTTTGGATTAATGTCGATTTTAGCAGGAATTGATAGAGGATTTGTCACTAAAAAAGAAGGATTTGACCGTCTAAACAAGATTTTGAATTTTCTTGCAAAGGCCGATCGCTTTCATGGAGCTTGGTCACACTGGATTTATGGAGAAACAGGAAAAGTTCATCCATTCGGACAAAAAGACAACGGCGGCGATCTTGTAGAAAGTTCTTTTGTAGCACAGGCTTTAATCTGCATTAATGCTTATTACAAAAATGGTTCGACTGCAGAAAAGCAATTAGCTAAAAAAGCAGATGAACTTTGGAAAGGAATAGATTTCAATTGGTACAGAAATGACCAAAATGTACTTTATTGGCATTGGTCGCCACAATATGGATGGCAGATGAATTTTCCTGTTAAAGGATACAATGAATGTTTGATTATGTATGTTTTGGCTGCATCTTCTCCGACACACACCGTTCCCGCAGCCGTTTATCATGAAGGCTGGGCAAGAAACGGAGAGATTAAAACTAATTTTGAAGTCTATGGTCATCCATTTACATTGGATTATCAAGGTCAAAAAAATGCTGTTGGACCTTTATTTTGGGCACATTATTCTTATTTAGGATTGAATCCAAAGGGATTAAAAGATAAGTATGCAAACTATTGGGAAAATAATGTAAACCATACGTTAGCAATCCACGATTATTGCGTAGCAAACCCAAAAGGTTTTAAAGGTTATGGCGAAAATAGCTGGGGTTTAACAGCCAGTTATTCGGTTAAAGGTTATGCTGCTCAAAATCCTCAAGAAGACTTTGGAGTAATTTCTCCAACTGCCGCTATTTCTTCAATTCCATATACACCAAAAGAATCTTTAAAAGTAATTAGGCATTTGTATGAGGATTTAGGCGATAAAGTTTGGGGACAATACGGTTTTTATGACGCTTTTTCTGAGACTGATAACTGGTATCCAAAAAGATATTTAGGCATAGATCAAGGGCCGATGGTGGTGATGATTGAAAATTATAGGTCAGGTTTACTTTGGAAATTATTCATGAGTAATCCTGATGTGAAAAAGGGATTAACAAAATTGGGGTTTGAAAGCCCTGAGATAAAGAATTAA
- a CDS encoding discoidin domain-containing protein, with translation MKKTILTLFFLILFCAVFAQKQKTYCNPINIDYGYTPIEDFTTWGKHRATADPVIVNYKGDFYLFSTNQWGYWHSPDMLNWKFHERKFLRPWNKTKDELCAPGVGIIGDTMVVFGSTYTKNFTLWGSTDPKGNKWFPLVDSLEIGGWDPSFFTDDDGKFYMYNGSSNNYPMYGVELDRKTFQPKGTRTPMYLLQSWRYGWQRFGEYMDDTFLDPFSEGAWMTKHNGKYYFQYGAPGTEFSGYSDGVVVGNKPLFYDNPSTPQSDPLSYKGGGFSRGAGHGATFQDNSKKYWHISTSIICVKNTWERRMGIWPTGFDKDDVMWTNTAFGDYPLYLPAERKEGGPAGPGWMLINYKKPVTVSSTLGSFNANNAVDESIKTYWSAKTANNGEWIQTDLGSLATVNAIQINYADQDAEFLGKQTGTFHQYKILSSVDGKKWSTLVDKSQNKNDVPHDYIELEKPVKTRFIKMINIHMPTGKFAISGLRIFGNGNGEKPTEVKNLIVLRTEKDKRSAYIKWEPVDNASAYNLYYGTAADKLYNCIMIHDFNEYWFKAMDSQKPYYFSIEAINENGVSQKTTVKKVD, from the coding sequence ATGAAAAAAACCATACTTACACTTTTCTTCTTAATTTTATTTTGTGCTGTATTTGCTCAAAAGCAAAAAACATATTGTAATCCTATTAATATAGATTATGGCTACACACCAATTGAAGATTTTACAACCTGGGGCAAACATCGTGCTACTGCCGATCCTGTAATTGTTAACTACAAAGGTGATTTTTATCTCTTCAGCACCAACCAATGGGGATATTGGCATAGTCCAGATATGCTCAATTGGAAATTTCATGAAAGAAAATTTCTTCGCCCATGGAACAAAACCAAAGATGAACTTTGTGCACCTGGAGTAGGAATTATCGGCGATACAATGGTGGTTTTTGGCAGTACCTACACAAAAAATTTCACCCTTTGGGGAAGCACGGATCCTAAAGGAAATAAGTGGTTTCCATTGGTTGATTCTTTAGAAATTGGTGGTTGGGATCCATCTTTTTTTACTGATGATGATGGAAAATTTTATATGTACAATGGCAGCAGCAACAACTACCCGATGTATGGAGTTGAGCTGGATCGCAAAACCTTTCAGCCAAAAGGTACCAGAACACCAATGTATTTACTCCAAAGTTGGCGATACGGATGGCAGCGTTTTGGCGAATATATGGATGATACTTTCCTTGATCCTTTTAGTGAAGGTGCTTGGATGACCAAACACAACGGCAAATATTATTTTCAGTACGGTGCGCCGGGAACCGAGTTTAGTGGCTACTCTGATGGAGTGGTAGTTGGCAACAAACCCTTGTTTTACGACAATCCTTCAACGCCACAATCCGATCCGTTGAGTTATAAAGGTGGTGGTTTTTCTCGAGGCGCTGGTCATGGTGCAACGTTTCAGGATAATAGCAAAAAATATTGGCACATTTCTACAAGCATCATTTGCGTAAAAAATACTTGGGAACGAAGGATGGGAATCTGGCCGACAGGTTTTGACAAAGATGATGTCATGTGGACAAATACTGCCTTCGGCGATTACCCACTTTATCTTCCTGCTGAACGAAAAGAAGGCGGACCTGCCGGACCGGGTTGGATGCTAATTAATTATAAAAAGCCTGTCACCGTTTCTTCAACTTTAGGCAGTTTCAATGCAAATAATGCCGTAGATGAAAGTATAAAAACATATTGGAGCGCAAAAACAGCAAATAATGGCGAATGGATTCAAACAGATTTAGGAAGTTTGGCTACTGTAAATGCCATTCAAATAAATTACGCAGATCAGGATGCTGAATTTCTTGGCAAACAAACTGGAACCTTTCATCAATATAAAATTCTATCCTCAGTAGATGGCAAAAAATGGAGCACACTAGTTGATAAAAGCCAAAATAAAAATGATGTTCCACACGATTATATTGAGCTGGAAAAGCCTGTAAAAACCAGATTTATCAAAATGATAAATATCCACATGCCGACAGGGAAATTTGCCATTAGTGGTTTACGGATTTTTGGAAACGGAAATGGTGAGAAACCAACTGAGGTAAAAAATCTTATCGTTTTGCGAACGGAAAAGGATAAACGCAGTGCCTACATCAAATGGGAGCCTGTTGATAATGCCTCTGCTTACAATTTATATTACGGCACCGCAGCAGATAAGTTGTATAACTGCATCATGATCCACGATTTTAATGAGTATTGGTTTAAAGCAATGGACAGCCAAAAGCCTTATTATTTTTCAATAGAAGCTATAAATGAAAACGGGGTTTCTCAAAAAACTACAGTTAAAAAAGTTGATTAA